The Agrobacterium cucumeris genome has a segment encoding these proteins:
- a CDS encoding phage baseplate protein yields the protein MSDADIIVREFRGIYKNIDDLNRRLVASQMTGRVAEIDGSRVRLELAAVGANGKPFLSPWVQVQEAAGATGTNMPVEIGNPMRLFSPNGEIGSQSLAIRDSHTDDAQNPAGTPKELTITYAGSAIRMTAEGLKLSHGGSSITLSEDTIHALSARLRHNEKNVGDSHNHGGIRRGGENTYEPNE from the coding sequence ATGTCTGATGCCGATATCATCGTCCGCGAGTTTCGCGGCATCTACAAGAATATTGACGATCTCAATCGCCGCCTCGTGGCATCGCAGATGACCGGCCGTGTCGCCGAGATCGACGGCAGCCGCGTGCGGCTGGAACTGGCGGCGGTCGGTGCCAACGGCAAACCGTTCCTGTCGCCATGGGTGCAGGTGCAGGAGGCGGCCGGAGCCACCGGCACAAACATGCCCGTGGAAATCGGCAATCCGATGCGGCTGTTTTCGCCGAACGGCGAGATCGGCAGTCAATCGCTCGCGATCCGCGACAGCCACACCGACGACGCACAGAACCCGGCCGGGACGCCGAAAGAGCTGACAATCACCTATGCCGGGTCCGCGATACGCATGACGGCCGAGGGCCTGAAGCTTTCGCATGGCGGCTCCAGCATCACGCTTTCGGAAGACACGATTCACGCCCTTTCTGCCCGCCTGCGCCACAACGAAAAGAATGTCGGCGACAGCCACAACCACGGCGGCATCCGCAGGGGCGGAGAAAACACCTACGAACCCAACGAATAA
- a CDS encoding phage virion morphogenesis protein: MSGIVTELVGYEEAILTLDGIENAPLGELNEGIGRLVQGQIRHRIEVEKTEPDGTPWVRNNQGTSILFASGALSRSIDYIADATTIMIGSGLVYARIHQLGGIIKPKNGSALKFWWVSGGFVNFAVVKQVEMPARPYLGMSVANQNEMVETTEDWLSRLVQR, translated from the coding sequence ATGAGCGGTATCGTCACGGAACTTGTCGGTTACGAGGAGGCGATTCTCACCCTTGATGGGATTGAGAACGCGCCGCTCGGCGAATTGAACGAAGGCATCGGCCGTCTCGTGCAGGGTCAGATACGTCACCGTATCGAGGTCGAAAAGACCGAGCCGGACGGAACGCCGTGGGTTCGCAACAATCAGGGAACCAGCATCCTGTTTGCTTCAGGCGCTCTTTCCCGCTCGATCGACTATATCGCCGACGCCACCACCATCATGATCGGCTCCGGTCTGGTCTATGCCCGTATCCACCAGCTCGGCGGCATCATCAAGCCCAAGAACGGCAGTGCGCTGAAGTTCTGGTGGGTCTCCGGCGGCTTTGTCAATTTCGCCGTGGTCAAACAGGTCGAAATGCCCGCCCGGCCGTATCTTGGCATGTCCGTCGCCAACCAGAACGAAATGGTGGAAACCACAGAGGACTGGCTTTCCAGACTGGTGCAGCGATGA
- a CDS encoding GPW/gp25 family protein, with amino-acid sequence MRAGIDARTGKMLLGWNHCVQSIRKCLTTRLGSRVLRRHIGSVLRELQDGNADATTILAAYRAIADALNDPDGGEPGFSLQKIELLEYKRTGRFIFILTGVWFPRGHLGDWSVYETVNTSWPEAA; translated from the coding sequence ATGCGGGCCGGTATCGACGCGAGGACAGGCAAGATGCTGCTCGGCTGGAACCATTGCGTCCAGTCGATCAGGAAATGCCTGACGACACGGCTGGGAAGCCGTGTTCTTCGCCGTCATATCGGCTCGGTACTGCGCGAGCTGCAGGACGGCAACGCCGATGCCACAACCATTCTTGCAGCCTATCGGGCAATTGCCGACGCGCTCAATGATCCTGATGGTGGCGAACCCGGTTTCAGCCTGCAGAAGATCGAGCTGCTCGAATACAAGCGCACCGGCCGCTTCATTTTCATTCTGACGGGCGTCTGGTTCCCGCGTGGCCACCTCGGCGATTGGTCCGTCTACGAAACCGTCAATACGTCTTGGCCGGAGGCCGCATGA
- a CDS encoding capsid protein, giving the protein MNTTNRPFPVSPTLTAISIGYRNPAATLIYDRVLPEVDVLGDTFKWTEFPLGEAFTVPELEVGRTGQPGRIEFTGEERDSSVRNFGLDDPIPYSDIKEAEKARREKRSTIDPESMATEGLTNLLQLGREVRAAAVVQDPNNYDAARRLVLAGNQQFSDFANSDPYAVIDEGMDKTLVYRPNTITMGQPAWSKIKRHPKLIKAVKGGLTEDGAITKQQFADLFEIDIKNLLIGVAQVNLSRKGQQVNLSRVWGKTISLLYIDPTKKQADGSVITWGFTAANGKRIAGSIEDKDIGLEGGKRVRVGEKVRELVCAKSVGYLIQNAVA; this is encoded by the coding sequence GTGAACACCACCAATCGACCCTTTCCGGTCTCGCCGACACTGACGGCGATTTCCATCGGATATCGCAATCCGGCCGCCACGCTGATCTATGATCGCGTGCTGCCGGAAGTCGATGTCCTCGGCGACACCTTCAAATGGACCGAATTCCCGCTCGGCGAAGCCTTCACCGTGCCGGAGCTGGAAGTCGGCCGCACCGGCCAGCCCGGCCGCATTGAGTTCACCGGCGAGGAGCGCGACAGCAGCGTCCGCAATTTCGGCCTTGATGATCCTATTCCCTATTCGGATATCAAGGAGGCCGAGAAGGCACGGCGCGAAAAGCGGTCCACGATCGACCCCGAGTCGATGGCAACCGAGGGTCTCACCAATCTTCTCCAGCTCGGCCGCGAGGTTCGTGCCGCCGCCGTGGTGCAGGACCCCAACAACTATGATGCTGCCCGCCGTCTGGTTCTGGCGGGGAACCAGCAGTTTTCCGACTTCGCCAATTCCGATCCTTATGCCGTGATTGATGAGGGCATGGACAAGACGCTGGTCTATCGCCCGAACACAATCACCATGGGCCAGCCTGCATGGTCGAAGATCAAGCGCCATCCGAAGCTGATCAAGGCCGTCAAGGGCGGGCTGACGGAAGACGGCGCGATCACCAAGCAGCAGTTCGCCGATCTCTTTGAAATCGACATCAAGAACCTGCTGATCGGTGTCGCCCAGGTGAACCTTTCCCGCAAGGGTCAGCAGGTGAACCTCAGCCGTGTCTGGGGCAAGACGATCTCGCTGCTCTACATCGACCCGACGAAAAAGCAGGCGGATGGCTCTGTCATCACATGGGGCTTCACCGCTGCCAACGGCAAGCGCATCGCCGGTTCGATCGAGGACAAGGATATCGGCCTCGAAGGCGGCAAGCGCGTCCGTGTCGGCGAAAAGGTCCGCGAACTCGTCTGCGCCAAGAGCGTCGGCTACCTGATCCAGAACGCCGTCGCCTGA
- a CDS encoding gp436 family protein, with product MAYASRTNIEDLWGSEFIADLIREDVDAEVAIARAVEQASGEIDTHLSARYATPIPGTPQALVMPCVNIAVYYLAIRHTSLTTTIEDRYKQAVELLKRVADGKAGLGSDEPKVPTDDGLSSSGAAFYSGPRLFGRDRLP from the coding sequence ATGGCATATGCAAGTCGCACCAATATCGAGGATTTGTGGGGTTCCGAGTTCATCGCGGACCTTATTCGCGAGGACGTGGACGCCGAGGTTGCCATCGCCCGCGCCGTCGAACAGGCCAGCGGCGAAATCGACACCCATCTTTCTGCCCGTTATGCGACACCGATTCCCGGCACGCCGCAGGCGCTCGTCATGCCCTGCGTGAACATTGCCGTCTATTATCTGGCGATCCGCCACACCAGTCTCACCACCACGATCGAGGACCGCTACAAGCAGGCCGTCGAGCTTCTGAAGCGCGTTGCCGATGGCAAGGCGGGTCTTGGCTCTGACGAGCCGAAGGTTCCGACCGATGACGGCCTGTCCTCCAGTGGTGCTGCATTCTATTCCGGGCCTCGTCTGTTCGGCCGGGATCGCCTGCCATGA